ATCTCGATCGGCACGTCCCGGTGGCAATAGCGGGCAGCGAATTTCGCCGCCCAACGGCTGCCCCGCCGCTCCTGGTAATAGCGATAGAGCTGGCCCACCCGGGCATCGGTCGCCGCCTCCGGGCGCAGCAGGCCCATTTGGTCGATCACCCCGGCCAGCGACCGCACCGCATAGGCCCCCCGCGAATAGCCCAGCAGGAAGATCCGATCCCCGGGCCGGTAGCGATGGGCGAGAAACCGGTAGGCCCGGCGGATCTGCCGGTTGATGCCGATCCCCGCGATCACCTCGATGCTGCGGCGCCAGCCCTGCCACTGGATGCCGGGCTCGTAGAACAGGGTGACATGGGGGTCCCGCCGGTCCCGGATCAGCTTGTAGGCCAGCCCCGCATTCGTCTCCCGCCCGGGCATGAGCGACGACATCGTCCCATCGAGAATGACGATGTGGTCGGTGGGGGTATGGACGGAAGGGGCCGCCATGGGTCAGGTCCGGGTACTCATGCTCATAGTATCCCGAACTTATCGCAAATGTGTAAATCAAACCTGTTTCACGTCCCCGTGGCGCCCGGGAATTGTTCTGACACTGGGCACAATTCATTCGAACCCAAAACACTCCCCCCACAGGCCTACAAATCGATGACGCAACGTTATGGACGCGACCTGCCCGGCCACCCGATCCCGACCCCTGCCAAGGTTTCAAGCATGATCCCAATCAAGCCCTTGATTTTTATATCTATTCCACCGAAAAGGCAAACCTCGCCCCCGGCCCAAGCGACCCGTGCTCTGCAAGACGCTCCCATAGCCCTCCTCCGCCCGCCGATTGACGACTCGGACCACGCGCAGTAGCCAACGATCCAGTAATGGTGAACCCGAGTTGAGGCTCCAATGAAAATCCTGTTCTGCACTTGCGCCGCGCTGGCGCTTGCTCCCGCCATGGTATCGGCGGCCACCCTTGTGACGCTGACCGATCCCGTCGGCGACAAGCTCTTCAATGTCGAAACCAAGGTCGATCAGACACCCAGTTCCGGCAAAACCGGCGGCAAGGACGTCTTCGTGCGCTCGGACGAGCACACGGGGGACGACAACGACTCGCAGGACGTCACCTGGGTGAACGGCCAGACATACAACTGGACGCTGGGTTACAACTCCACCACCGGCATCCTGGATTATACGGTGAGCGACGGGACCGGGCTCATCACCTCGTCCAATGACGTGCTGATCGGGGATCTGGGCGCGGTGAAGCTTGTGGCCAAGGCGCTGAACCGGGAAGACACCAAGCGGGGTCGCGGGTTCATCTTCGACGAAACCAACCCCACCGGCACGTCGGTAGATATCTCGGTGACCGAGGCCAATGGCATGGCCCAGTCCGTCTCGATCTTCGACGACCTGAGCAATTCCGGCGAAACCGGCGTCATTTTCGCGCTCGACAGCGGCGAACCGATCACCTCGCTGTCGGGGACCTTCGTGTTCGACTGGGATGCAGGCGCCTGGGACAAGTCGCCGAATGGCCGTCTGGCCTTCCTGGTGAAGGGCTACGAGGCCACCGCGCCCGTGCCGCTGCCGGCGAGCGTTCTGCTGCTGGGCGCCGGGATCGCGGGTCTCGGCCTGGCCCGGCGCAAGCGCCGCGCCGCTTAAACGACGGGTCTTCGACCAAGGCGAACGGCGCTCTTCGGAGCGCCGTTTTTACGTCCAGTGTATGACGCAATGAAAATTCTAGTCGCCGACAAACGATTTCGGACGTGGTTTAAGAAAGTCCGGGTATTTAAGTTTTTCCAATTCTTCCATGTAAAGCGCAAACCGCTGCCAATCTCGGCGTGTCATCGAAAGGCCATACCCCGGCCAATCTTGGCACACCGTTCGCTCTACCGCGTCAAGAGGTTGGAACTCCTCCGTCGGGCCCTCACCAATCAGAGTGATACACTTCCGGCGGATAAATTTGAAAACCGCGCTGTCATTTTCGGCATATGTGACGCAGTCTTCACGAACGGAAGGCTCCCAACCACACCAAAGAAACGCCGCCTGGTTTATATTGTAATCAGGCTTTGCTCGCCACTTTGCAATCTTTGCAGGTCTCTTGCAGTCTTTGCGATCACTAGGGAAAAAGCGTTTCCAAACGCGCTCTGCTAGAAAACGGCCAACTCCACTTAAGACACCTTCAATGAACTGGAGCATGATCATATTCGTTCGCCCACAACACAGGCGCGCCCCTACTCAGCCGCGTGAACGCGGTCCGACAGCATCTCCCAGACCCGCGCCGGGGTGAAGGGCATGTCCACCTTGCGCAGGCCCAGGTCCCAGACCGCATCCTGCACCGCGTTGGCCACCGCCGCCAGCGCGCCCACGGTTCCGGCCTCGCCGCAGCCTTTCATACCCAGCACATTGTTCTTCGACGGCACCGGCTCGGTATAGAAGGCGATCATCGGCACATCATCCGCCCGCGGCATGCCGTAATCCATGAAGCTCGCGGTCAGAAGCTGCCCATCCGCGTCATAGACCACATGCTCGGTGATCGCCTGCCCGATACCCTGCACCACGCCGCCATGGACCTGCCCCTCGGCCAGGCGCGGATTGATGAGCACGCCGAAATCGTCCACCACGGTGTAGCGGTCCACCGCGACCACGCCGGTCTCCTGATCGATCTCCACCTCGCAGACATGGGCGCCATTGGGAAAGGACCGGCCCGGCAGGGTCGCCTCCGCCTCATGGGTCAAGAGCGCGGTTTCCCCCGCCGCCCGGGCGGCGTCGGCCGCCTCGATCATGGTCATCACCACGTTGGACCCCTCGGCCCGGAACGATCCGTCCTCGAACGTGACCTGCGCAGGATCGACGCCCATCCGGTCGGCGAGGAACGGCGCGAAGGCCGCAATGGCCACGTCCACCATGGCGCGCGTCGCCTGGCTCTGCACCGTGACCGACCGCGACCCGCCGGTGCCGCCCCCCTT
The Dinoroseobacter shibae DFL 12 = DSM 16493 genome window above contains:
- a CDS encoding VPLPA-CTERM sorting domain-containing protein, which gives rise to MKILFCTCAALALAPAMVSAATLVTLTDPVGDKLFNVETKVDQTPSSGKTGGKDVFVRSDEHTGDDNDSQDVTWVNGQTYNWTLGYNSTTGILDYTVSDGTGLITSSNDVLIGDLGAVKLVAKALNREDTKRGRGFIFDETNPTGTSVDISVTEANGMAQSVSIFDDLSNSGETGVIFALDSGEPITSLSGTFVFDWDAGAWDKSPNGRLAFLVKGYEATAPVPLPASVLLLGAGIAGLGLARRKRRAA